The genomic region ATTGAACTTCCAAACTCTTGAACAAAAAGACGATACTCTGTTTGAGGGAGAAGTTCGCCTGTTGCAAGAAGGTAAAGTTGGTAAGGAACGTATCTATACAGAAGTAACGACTGATGGCAAGAATAAAGAAAAATCACGTGAGATTCTGGAAGAACCTGTAAATAGAATTCTGTTGGTAGGTACTAAGAAGAAAACAAGTAACATTGAGACGCCGGCGGGTGGACATCAAGACAATGGTAGCAGTCAACCTACGGAACAAAAACCAGGAGCAAATCCGAATCCAAATATTGTCATTCCAAATCCATCAAATAATGGTGTGACAAGTAACAGTTCAGATTTTAAAAATCATCTATCAGTTGCTCCGAACATTGTGATACAAGCTCCTACTCAGGAAAGCAAAAAACCTGGATGGAACAAGGAAGATGGTAAATGGTATTATCGTCAACAAAATGGGGACTTGGCTAAGGGTTGGGTCAAAGATGGAGATACTTGGTATTACTTTGATCAAACAGGAAAAATGGAAACTGGCTGGATTAAAGATCAATCAGGTGCATGGTATTACTTGAATCAATCAGGTGCAATGTCATCTAATGAGTGGATTTTGGATCAAGATGGTAAGTGGTACTATGTTGATGCATCAGGTTCGATGAAGACAAGTCAATGGTTCCAAGTTGGAGACAAATGGTATTATGTTGATGCAAATGGATCCCTTGCTGTCAATACAGTAACTCCGGATGGTTATCAAGTAAATGAAAACGGTGAGTGGATCGGATAAGATTGATTTGAGGAATGTAACTTTCTCATAAGATTTATTCTGTGCAGTGTTCCCAAGCGAGACAAGTGAAGTCTCGCTTGGAAACGCTCTGCTCAAACGATTTTTAAACAAGAAAAAAGGATTTACCCAAGTCAAAAGGGTTAAATCCTTTATTTTTTATGTCTCATATAAGATTCAGCTAGAGGGCCATCAATTCAACAATCATCTCGATATACATGACAAGGGTTAATAAGAATCCTGCACGCCAGAAGAATTTGATGAATTTAGGATAGTAAAAACTGCGTTTTTTCAGAAGGAAGAAAAAGACGAGAATAATGGCTAAGAGTGAGAGGGCTAGGCCCAGTCTAGGGAGGAAATTATGGGTAAAGGTTTTAGCTGTAATAAGGTAATATTCAAATACCAAGACTGGAAAAGCCAAATCCGCAAAGTTTCGTCCTAGTTTTTTTAATCTAAAAAGTTTGGTTATGATAATGCAGACTACTAGGGTCAGTATCAATAATAAAATAGATGCTAATTTCATTAAAATCATACCCATATTGTATCATAAAAAATCGCTAATGGAAACGAGAAACAGAGGAATTTATAGGAAAGTCAGGCTTTTGAGATTGTAGATGTTTTTTGTTATAATGAAAGTTATGAAATCTTATAACACCTTGAATGATTATTATCGAAAACTCTTTGGAGAAAAGACCTTTAAAGTCCCGATTGATGCGGGATTTGACTGTCCCAATCGTGATGGAACTGTGGCTCATGGAGGCTGTACTTTTTGTACGGTTTCAGGTTCTGGAGATGCTATCGTAGCACCGGATGCGCCTATCCGAGAGCAATTTTATAAGGAAATTGACTTTATGCACCGCAAGTGGCCAGATGTGCAGAAGTATCTGGTTTATTTTCAAAATTTTACCAACACCCATGAAAAGGTGGAAGTCATTCGAGAGCGCTATGAGCAGGCTATCAACGAGCCAGGTGTGGTGGGAATCAATATTGGAACGCGCCCAGACTGTTTACCAGACGAAACCATCGAATATTTGGCTGAATTATCGGAGCGCATGCATGTGACGGTTGAATTGGGCTTGCAGACCACTTATGAAACAACCTCTGACCTGATTAACCGTGCCCACTCCTATGAGTTGTATGTGGAGACGGTCAAGCGTTTGAGAAAATATCCCAAGATTGAGATTGTTTCTCATTTGATCAACGGACTTCCTGGTGAAACCCATGAGATGATGATTGAAAATGTCCGCCGTTGTGTCACGGATAACGATATTCAAGGGATTAAACTGCACTTGCTTCACCTGATGACCAATACTCGTATGCAACGGGACTACCACGAGGGACGTTTGCAACTGATGAGTCAGGACGAATATGTCAAGGTCATCTGTGACCAACTGGAAATCATTCCCAAGCATATCGTCATCCATCGAATCACAGGAGATGCACCTAGAGATATGCTGATTGGGCCTATGTGGAGCCTCAATAAGTGGGAAGTGCTCAACAGCATTGAGATGGAGATGCGACGTCGTGGAAGTATTCAAGGATGCAAGGCTGTAAAACAGGAGTTTGAAAATGAAAAGACCACTTGAGATGGCACATGATTTTTTGGCTGAGGTAGTGACAAAAGAGGATATCGTAGTGGATGCGACCATGGGTAATGGTCATGACACGATTTTTTTAGCGAAACTAGCTAAGCAAGTCTATGCCTTTGATATTCAGGAGCAAGCCTTGGAAAAGACCCAAGAGCGTTTGGACCAAGCTGGAATGACAAATGCCCAGTTAATCTTGCAAGGTCACGAGACACTGGACCAGTTTGTGACAGAAGCCAAGGCAGGGATTTTTAATCTGGGCTATTTGCCATCAGCTGATAAGTCAGTCATTACCCAACCTCAGACAACGATTGAAGCATTAGAAAAGCTGTGTCATTTGCTTGTCAAAGGTGGACGGATTGCTATCATGATCTATTATGGTCATAAAGGAGGCGACCTAGAGAGGGATGCTGTCTTGGATTTTGTCAGCCAGTTGAACCAACAAGAGTACACAGCTGCCATTTACCGAACCCTGAACCAAGTCAACAACCCACCGTTTTTAGTGATGATTGAAAAATTAGAGAGATATAGACATGGATAAACAATACCTACGTGAAAAGCTGGATGCCATGCGCCAGAATTTTGTTGAATCAACCCAACACGAACGAGCGGTGGGTGTGTTAGACCAAGCACACATGAGCAAAAAAATGCTTAAAATCAAGAAAAAATTAGTTGCTCTTGAGATGGAACGGTGCCAGAGAAAAATTGAGCACAAGGATTGTTCCAAGATTGATCAAAAAATCAAAGAGCAGAAGGAGATATTTGAATCCTGTTGTAAAAAAAATTAAGGAGGAAGTCCGTGGAATTACTGATTTACCTTATCCTATTTTTACTGGTCTTGATTGTCTCAAGTACAACCAATAAGCTCCTGCCCTTTTTGCCTCTCCCTTTGGTGCAGATTCTTTTGGGAATCGTGATTGGTCTTTTTTTACCCAATACCGACTTTCACCTCAATACGGAGTTGTTTTTGGCACTGGTTATCGGGCCCTTGCTTTTCCGAGAGTCGGAGGAAGCAGATATTACGGCTATTTTAAAACACTGGCGAATCATTGTTTATCTCATATTTCCAGTGATTTTCATCTCGACCCTGAGTTTGGGTGGCTTGTCCCATCTTCTTTGGCTCAGTCTTCCCTTGGCGGCTTGCTTGGCTGTTGGGGCGGCACTTGGCCCTACGGACTTGGTAGCCTTTGCCTCTCTTTCGGAGCGGTTTAGCTTTCCTAAGCGCGTGTCCAATATCCTTAAGGGTGAAGGACTCTTGAATGATGCTTCTGGCTTGGTTGCCTTTCAGGTAGCTTTGACAGTTTGGACAACTGGGGCCTTTTCCCTTGGGCAAGCGAGTAGTTCGCTCATCTTTTCAATCCTAGGCGGTTTTTTGATTGGCTTTTTAACAGCCATGACCAACCGTTTCCTCCATAGTTTCTTACTTAGTGTACGAGCAACGGATATTGCCAGCGAACTTTTATTAGAATTGAGTTTGCCCTTGGTAACCTTCTTCCTGGCAGAAGAAGTCCACGTTTCAGGGATTATTGCCGTTGTAGTTGCTGGGATTTTAAAGGCAAGCCGTTTTAAGAAAATTACGCTCCTTGAAGCCCAAGTGGATACGGTGACCGAGACGGTCTGGCATACAGTAACCTTTATGCTGAACGGTTCTGTCTTTGTGATTTTAGGGATGGAGTTGGAAATGATAGCAGAGCCTATCTTGACCAACCCAATCTATAATCCCTTACTGTTATTGGTATCTCTTATAGCCCTTACCTTTGTCCTCTTTGCCATTCGTTTTGTCATGATTTATGGCTATTATGCTTATAGGACCCGACGCCTTAAGAAAAAACTAAATAAGTATATGAAGGACATGCTTCTTTTGACTTTCTCAGGTGTCAAGGGAACGGTGTCGATTGCTACGATCCTTCTGATACCAAGTAATCTAGAACAGGAGTATCCTCTCTTGCTTTTCCTTGTCGCAGGTGTGACTCTTGTAAGCTTTTTAACAGGCCTCGTGGTCTTGCCTCATCTTTCTGATGAACAGGAAGAAAGCAAGGACTATCTTATGCATATCGCCATTTTGAATGAAGTAACGCTAGAGTTGGAAAAAGAGTTGGAAGATACCAGAAATAAGCTCCCTCTCTATGCGGCTATTGACAATTATCATGGACGTATTGAAAATCTCATCCTGAGTCAAGAAAATAAGGGGGCTCAAGAAGACTGGGAGGGCTTAAAACTTCTCATCCTCAGTATTGAAAGTGATGGTTTAGAACAGGCTTACGAAGAAGGCAAGATGAGTGAGCGTGCTTATCGGGTTTACCAACGTTATTTGAAAAACATGGAACAAAGTATCAATCGTAAGTTTGCGTCACGATTGACCTATTATTTCCTTGTTTCCTTGCGGATTTTACGTTTTCTCCTACACGAAGTCTTTACCTTTGGCAAGACCTTCCGCAGTTGGAAAAATGAAGAATCACAGAAACTCAGAGCCCTTGACTATGATCAAATTGCAGAGCTCTATCTAGAAAATACAGAGATGATTATCGAAAGTCTGGAGAACCTAAAAGGGGTTTATAAGAGTTCTTTGATCAGTTTCATGCAGGATTCTCGTCTCAGAGAAACAGCTATTATCACCAGTGGTGCCTTTGTCGAACGGGTTATCAATCGTGTCAAACCCAACAATATCGATGAAATGCTGAGAGGCTATTATCTGGAGCGCAAGTTGATTTTCGAATACGAAGAAAAACGATTGATTACGACCAAGTATGCCAAGAAGTTACGACAAAATGTAAATAACCTAGAGAACTATTCCTTGAAGGAAGCTGCCAATACCCTGCCTTATGATATGGTGGAATTGGTAAGAAGAAATTAGTTAATACTCTTCGAAAATCAAATTCAAACCACGTCAGCGTCGCCTTACCGTACTCAAGTACAGCCTGCGGCTAGCTTCCTAGTTTGCTCTTTGATTTTCATTGAGTATAAGATTATAAGTGAAGGAGTGTGACATGAAAAAGTGGTGGAAAGAGCTGATAGATAAGCCCTTATTAAAAGCTTTTTTGCATTATTATCAAGCATCAGATAGTGAGTTGACCAGTGTCGCAGTAGCCTACTATTGGTTGATTTCGATTTTCCCCCTGCTTTTGGTGGTGGTTAATATCCTCCCTTATTTTCGGATTCCAGTTTCTAATTTTTTAAAGGTTGTCAATGAATTTTTGCCCGATACCATGTATGATGTGGTTGCAAAGATTATTACAGAAGTGCTGACCCAACCGTCAACAGGCTTATTGAGTTTTGCGGTTTTGTCAGCTCTATGGACCTTTTCAAAATCCATGAATTTCCTACAGAAAGCCTTTAATAAAGCTTACGGAGTAGCTAAAAATCGTGGAATGATTTCCCATCAGCTTATGAGTTTGTTTGTCAGTTTTGGCTTGCAGATTCTCTTTGCTTTAGCCCTCTTTCTCAGTGTCTTTGGTCGCATGCTTCTCAACCTTATCAAGAGCTACTGGAAATCGGATAGTCCTATCTTTGATTATCTGCAAGACCTAACAGGCCCCTTGGTCTATGCCTTGATTTTTGCAATCTTGGTCATGCTTTATTACTTCCTGCCTAATGTTAAGGTCCTACGAATTCGCTCTGTATTACCAGGTAGTGCCTTTGTCATGCTGACTCTGGTCTTACTGCTCAATATCTTTTCAGTCTATATTAACAATTATGTCAATCGCCTAGTAGACGTGCGTTTTTTCAGTTCCGTCGTCGTGGTGGTCATGATGTTCTGGTTTATTCTCATCGCTAAGATTTTGATTGTCGGCGCGGTTATCAATGCCAGTGTTCAGAGCTTGAAAGATCCGAGCTTGAGAATAAATTAACTCAATTTTTATCCATAGCAAAACGCATACTATCAAGTTTTTATAATGCCTGATAATATGCGTTTTTTCATTATGAAATTAATAGATAAACATGGCATCGCCAAAACTAAAGAAGCGGTAGTGTTCTTGGATAGCATGGTGGTAGGCATCTAAGACTAATTCGCGACCTGCAAAGGCAGAAACCAACATGACCAGAGTTGATTTTGGAAGGTGGAAGTTGGTTGAGAAGGCATCCACGACCTTCCACTCATACCCAGGTTTGATAAAGATATTGGTCCAGCCAGAATCTGCTTGGATTTGCCCATCAAACTTGGAACCAATAGTTTCCAAGGTGCGGATAGAAGTGGTTCCGACAGCGATGACGCGACCACTATTTTCCTTGACAGATCGAAGGGTGGCAGCAGCCTCCTCAGAAAGCTGGTAGAATTCTGAGTGCATTTCGTGTTCGTCCAGATTGTCGACTGAAACAGGTCTAAAGGTTCCAAGCCCGACATGAAGAGTCAGATAGACTAGATGAACACCTTTAGCTTGGATTTCTGCCAGCAGTTCTTTAGTGAAGTGTAGTCCAGCAGTTGGTGCTGCAGCAGAGCCACTTTCCTTGGCGTAGACGGTTTGATAGCGTTCACGGTCATCCAATTTTTCGTGGATATAAGGTGGCAGAGGCATTTCTCCTAGACTTTCCAAAACTTCTAGGAAAATTCCTTGGTACTCAAAGCGGACAATGCGGCCCCCGTGAGTCAATTCTTCCGTAACAACAGCGCTGAGACGGCCATCACCAAAGCTGACACGAGTACCGACCTTGAGGCGTTTGGCAGGTTTAGCCAGAACTTCCCACTCATCTCCAGCAGTATTTTTGAGCAGGAGAAGTTCCACATGACCTCCAGTTTCTTCCTTTTGACCATAGAGGCGGGCTGGGAGAACTCGGGTGTCGTTCATGACAAGGGCATCGCCAGGTTCCAGCATATACAATAATAGAGTGGAAGTGTTTATCCTGCATTTCTCCCGTCTCACGGTTGACGATGAGGAGTTTAGAGGCGTCCCGTTTTTCAAGAGGCGTTTGGGCAATCAATTCCTCAGGCAAGTGGAAATCAAAATCAGCTGTATTCATATATCTGTTCATTCTTTCTAAGTTCTAATCTTATCCATTATAACATGTTTCAAGTATAGTCGCTCTTTTTTTGAAAATTAAATCGTTTTCACTTGACAAAAATTGGTCTATACCATATAATAAATATAGATTGAAACGGAGGATAAAAAGATGAAAGTTATTAAAGTTGAAAACCAAATCGAAGGTGGAAAAGTTGCTTTTGAGATTTTGAAGGAAAAAATGGCCAACGGCGCTAAAACCCTAGGACTTGGGACTGGAAGTAGCCCACTTGAATTTTACAAGGAAATTGTTGAGAGTGACCTTGATTTTTCAAATTTAACCAGTGTCAACCTTGATGAGTATGTAGGCCTTGATGGGGACAACCCACAGTCTTATCGTTACTTCATGCAAGAAAACTTGTTTAACCAAAAACCCATTTAAAGAAAGTTTCTTACCTCGTGGAGTTAAGGACAATGCTGAAGCTGAAGTTGAACGCTACAACCAAATTTTGGCTGACCATCCAGTTGACCTCCAAATCTTGGGAATCGGTCGCAATGGACATATCGGATTTAATGAACCCGGTACTCCATTTGACAGTCAAACTCACCTTGTAGAACTTGACAAGTCTACTATCGAAGCAAACGCACGTTTCTTTGACAAGATTGAAGACGTCCCAACCCAAGCCATTTCAATGGGGATTAAAAATATCTTGGATGCCAAGTCAATCCTTCTATTTGCTTATGGTGAGTCGAAAGCAGAAGCCATTGCAGGAACAGTGTCTGGCCCAGTGACTGAGAACCTACCAGCAAGTAGCCTCCAAAATCACCCTGATGTGACCATCATTGCAGATGCTGAAGCGCTCAGCTTGTTAGAAAAATAAAAAAATGAACTCTTTCAGTTTCTCTATTTAATTGATTCTTTCAAGACTTGTATAACTTGTATAAATGGAAGAAAAAATCAAAATTAAACCGGATTTTTTCTTGACAATTATTCCTTTTACGTGTAAAATAGAATAGATCTTGAACTTGAAGGGAGTGAAAAAAATGTCTAAAACAGTAGTACGTAAGAATGAATCTCTTGACGACGCACTTCGTCGTTTCAAACGTGCGGTTACTAAAGCTGGTACTCTTCAAGAAACACGCAAACGTGAATTCTATGAAAAACCTTCTGTAAAACGTAAACGTAAATCAGAAGCAGCTCGTAAACGTAAAAAATTCTAATTAGAAATGAAAGGCTGGAGAAATCTAGTCTTTTTTCTTTTAATACTCTTCGAAAATCAAATTCAAACCATGTCAACGTCGCCTTGCCGTAGGTATATGTAACTGACTTCGTCAGTCTTATCTGTTACCTCAAAACAGTGTTTTGAGCAACCTGCGGCTAGTTTCCTAGTTTGCTCTTTGATTTTCATTGAGTATAAATAAATACTTCAAAGCCTGCAAAAATCTGAAACTTCTAAGGACAATTTGATATAATAGTAAAAAGAACTCGATTGAAGGAGGAAATGATGTCGGTTTTAGTAAAAGAAGTGATTGAAAAGCTTAGACTAGACATTGTCTATGGCGAACCAGAATTACTTGAAAAGGAAATTAATACCGCGGACATTACGCGACCTGGTCTTGAAATGACGGGCTATTTTGACTATTATACGCCTGAGCGGATTCAACTTTTGGGAATGAAGGAGTGGTCCTATCTCGTTTCGATGTCCTCTCACAACCGTTACC from Streptococcus mitis NCTC 12261 harbors:
- a CDS encoding cation:proton antiporter; translated protein: MELLIYLILFLLVLIVSSTTNKLLPFLPLPLVQILLGIVIGLFLPNTDFHLNTELFLALVIGPLLFRESEEADITAILKHWRIIVYLIFPVIFISTLSLGGLSHLLWLSLPLAACLAVGAALGPTDLVAFASLSERFSFPKRVSNILKGEGLLNDASGLVAFQVALTVWTTGAFSLGQASSSLIFSILGGFLIGFLTAMTNRFLHSFLLSVRATDIASELLLELSLPLVTFFLAEEVHVSGIIAVVVAGILKASRFKKITLLEAQVDTVTETVWHTVTFMLNGSVFVILGMELEMIAEPILTNPIYNPLLLLVSLIALTFVLFAIRFVMIYGYYAYRTRRLKKKLNKYMKDMLLLTFSGVKGTVSIATILLIPSNLEQEYPLLLFLVAGVTLVSFLTGLVVLPHLSDEQEESKDYLMHIAILNEVTLELEKELEDTRNKLPLYAAIDNYHGRIENLILSQENKGAQEDWEGLKLLILSIESDGLEQAYEEGKMSERAYRVYQRYLKNMEQSINRKFASRLTYYFLVSLRILRFLLHEVFTFGKTFRSWKNEESQKLRALDYDQIAELYLENTEMIIESLENLKGVYKSSLISFMQDSRLRETAIITSGAFVERVINRVKPNNIDEMLRGYYLERKLIFEYEEKRLITTKYAKKLRQNVNNLENYSLKEAANTLPYDMVELVRRN
- a CDS encoding tRNA (mnm(5)s(2)U34)-methyltransferase, encoding MKRPLEMAHDFLAEVVTKEDIVVDATMGNGHDTIFLAKLAKQVYAFDIQEQALEKTQERLDQAGMTNAQLILQGHETLDQFVTEAKAGIFNLGYLPSADKSVITQPQTTIEALEKLCHLLVKGGRIAIMIYYGHKGGDLERDAVLDFVSQLNQQEYTAAIYRTLNQVNNPPFLVMIEKLERYRHG
- the rpsU gene encoding 30S ribosomal protein S21, producing MSKTVVRKNESLDDALRRFKRAVTKAGTLQETRKREFYEKPSVKRKRKSEAARKRKKF
- a CDS encoding DUF3397 family protein, whose translation is MGMILMKLASILLLILTLVVCIIITKLFRLKKLGRNFADLAFPVLVFEYYLITAKTFTHNFLPRLGLALSLLAIILVFFFLLKKRSFYYPKFIKFFWRAGFLLTLVMYIEMIVELMAL
- a CDS encoding YihY/virulence factor BrkB family protein, yielding MKKWWKELIDKPLLKAFLHYYQASDSELTSVAVAYYWLISIFPLLLVVVNILPYFRIPVSNFLKVVNEFLPDTMYDVVAKIITEVLTQPSTGLLSFAVLSALWTFSKSMNFLQKAFNKAYGVAKNRGMISHQLMSLFVSFGLQILFALALFLSVFGRMLLNLIKSYWKSDSPIFDYLQDLTGPLVYALIFAILVMLYYFLPNVKVLRIRSVLPGSAFVMLTLVLLLNIFSVYINNYVNRLVDVRFFSSVVVVVMMFWFILIAKILIVGAVINASVQSLKDPSLRIN
- a CDS encoding TIGR01212 family radical SAM protein (This family includes YhcC from E. coli K-12, an uncharacterized radical SAM protein.), translated to MKVMKSYNTLNDYYRKLFGEKTFKVPIDAGFDCPNRDGTVAHGGCTFCTVSGSGDAIVAPDAPIREQFYKEIDFMHRKWPDVQKYLVYFQNFTNTHEKVEVIRERYEQAINEPGVVGINIGTRPDCLPDETIEYLAELSERMHVTVELGLQTTYETTSDLINRAHSYELYVETVKRLRKYPKIEIVSHLINGLPGETHEMMIENVRRCVTDNDIQGIKLHLLHLMTNTRMQRDYHEGRLQLMSQDEYVKVICDQLEIIPKHIVIHRITGDAPRDMLIGPMWSLNKWEVLNSIEMEMRRRGSIQGCKAVKQEFENEKTT